The DNA segment GCCGAAGATGCAAACAAGGCTAAATCTGACTTCTTAGCAAATATGTCACACGAAATTCGCACACCAATGAATGCAATAATTGGCATGTCGCACCTTGCACTAGAAACCCAGCTCGATAGACAGCAGCGTAACTACATTGATAAGGTCCATCGTAGTGCGGAGTCATTGCTTGGTATTATTAATGACATACTAGACTTTTCTAAAATAGAAGCTGGCAAGCTGGATATCGAGAACGTTAACTTTAACTTGGGCGATGTACTAGAAAACCTTACTAACTTTGTCAGCATTAAAGCAGAAGAGAAGCAATTAGAATTATTATTTGATATTGAAGCTGGTTTGCCTATGAATCTTACCGGCGACCCACTACGTTTAACACAAATTTTAATCAACCTAGCTAATAATGCGGTTAAATTCACTTCTGAAGGTGAGGTTGTACTCAGTATCAGTAATAATTTTGTAAATGAACAATACGCTGAGTTGAAATTCTCTGTTGAAGACACCGGTATTGGTATGACAGAAGCGCAACAAGCTAAATTATTTCAGCCATTCACCCAAGCTGATGCCTCAACGACAAGAAAGCATGGTGGAACAGGTTTAGGCCTGGCAATTTCAAAGAAACTGGTACGCTTAATGGGCGGGAAAATTTCGCTTGAAAGTGAGCTAGGCAAGGGCAGTACCTTTTCATTTTCGATAACATTCAATCGCCAACAGCAGAGCGAAAGAAAGAAAATAACCCCAGCAAAACAAGTTACCCGTGTTTTGGTTGTCGATGATAATGCCCATGCCAGGGAAATATTTTCTAAAATGGTAACCTCTTTAGGTTATGAGGTAGAAGTTGTAGCAAATGCGGCTAAAGGGCTTGAGTTACTTAAAGACTCTGATTTACGCAAGCCGTTTGAGTTGCTCTTAATGGATTGGCAAATGCCAACCATGGATGGTATTGAAGCCATCACTATTATTGAAAATAAATTAAATTTAAAACATCCACCTACCATTTTCATGGTAACCGCATATGGTCGTGAAGAATTAAACATGCAAATAGACAATTTGAATGTCGCCACCATTTTAACTAAGCCATTAACTACTTCGTCATTAAATGACGCTATTGTCGATTCAATAGGTGCAACACACTCTGACATACAAGATAATAATTCTCGTCGAGATAAATCTAAAGATGCTATCAGCTTATTACAAGGTGCAGATATTTTAGCGGTTGAGGATAACGAAGTTAACCAAGAGTTGATAATGGGCTTATTAACCAATAATGGTATCAATTGTAGTATTGCCAACAACGGCTTAGAAGCAATACAAATGATTGAACAACAAGTCTTTGATGGCGTTTTAATGGATTGCCAAATGCCCGTTATGGACGGTTATACTGCAACTCAAAAACTCAGAGAAAATCCTAAATTTTCTGAATTGCCAATTATTGCGATGACCGCAAATGCAATGGCAGGAGATAGAGAGAAAGCAATAGCAGCTGGAATGAATGATCATATTCCTAAACCGATCAATGTCGCTTCTATGTTTCAAATTATGGCAAATTGGATAAAACCTTTAAAACTCGAAGTAGCAGGCACTGAGGCGGAGTTAGAGCCAATAACGATTTATTTACGTGACTCACTACAAACTATCGATATAGAGGATGGTTTAACCAGGACCATGGCCGATAAAAAACTTTATCTAAAACTGCTCAACAAATTTAGCGAAGGCCAGCAGCACTTTATCGAACAATACAATGATGCCTTAGATGACAACGATACAGAGTTGACGACTCGCTTAGCGCATACCTTAAAAGGCTTGGCTGGCAATATTGGCGCGAAACAGCTGTTTGAAGCCGCAGAGTTACTCGAAGCTCAATCAGCAACCAACCAAGTAACAAGCAGAAGCGTACAGGATGTTGAAAATAAACTCAGTCAGGTTTTAACTGAATTAACGCCGGTGCTTGCAGTTAACAAATACAAGCAAGTTGAACAGGCAACTGCAACAAATGTAGACGTACAGCCTGTTTTAGCAAAGCTTGCCACGATGCTTATTGATTATGATACTGATACTGGTGACTATATCAATGAACACGAAGTGACTCTAAGAACGATAGATACAAACGGTTGGTTTAAATCATTACGTCTAGCCATTGAAGGGTATGATTATGATCAAGCCACCGATTTGGTCAATCAGAAAATAGAGAATTAATCAGTATATTTCAAAAACTACCCTAATGGGGATAGTGTCCTTTGACCAAAGTCCTATATATTAGTTTGCAATAATGCTCTTTAATAAGAGCATTGCTGTTACTTTTGCAAAGAAGTAATAAAGACTCACTAATTCCAATCTTTCTATATCATTGCTCGCCAAAACTGGTCCGACCTGATATGGTGATTTACATTATTATTTATTTGTTAAGAGGATTGCCTATGCGCATTGTAGAAATATTACTCGTTGAAGCTCCACACAAGCCAGGTTATATGGCTAAAGTTCTTGGTGTAATTGGTGAGTTTGGTGCGACAGTTGAAGGCTTGAATGCGGTTAGACGCCTTGATAAAGATACCATTTGGGAAGTTACGGTTGAATATGATGATTCACTCAGCATTGATTCTTTATTTGAACAAATAAATTTGCTCCCCGATACCTTCATTACGGGTAAATCAGATCGAGTATTTGATCGTCACAAACAAGGCAAAATTCAAACAGTCTCCCGTATTAGGATTGACTCACTGGAAATATTACGTGACTTATATACGCCTGGTGTAGCAAGGGTTTGTCAAGCCATACAACAAACTCCGAGTAAAATTAAAGAATTTACCAACATTCAAAATACTGTCGCAATCGTGACTAACGGCACAGCTATTTTAGGGCTCGGTGACATAGGTCCAGAAGCTGGTCTGCCGGTAATGGAAGGTAAAGCAGCAATCCTTGCCGAAATTGTTGGCCTATCTGGGGTACCAATTTTAATCAAAGAAAAGGACCCGCTTAAAATTATTGAGATTGTTGAAGCTATTGCCCCATCTTTTGGTGCGATATTACTAGAAGATATCAAAGCGCCAGAGTGTTTTACCATTGAAGATGAACTGATAAACCGAGTACCAAAACCAGTTTTTCATGACGACCAACATGGCACGGCAATGGTCGTATTAGCGGCATTATTATCTGCAACAAAACAAACTGGCGTTGATTTAAAAGATAAAGTCTTTGGTCAAATAGGCCTAGGCGCCGCTGGCATGGGAATTTGCAATTTACTTTCAGAGTACGGTGTAAAAAAAGTAGTTGGTTGTGATCTCAATACCGACGCTCAGAAAAAGCTACGCTCATTAGGTGGTACGCCAATGAGTCTTGATGAAGTAATGCAAACCGCAGATGTTGTCGTTGCTACAACAGGTGTTAAAGGCCTAATAAAACCTGAAATGGTTCGTGAAGGCCAGATCATTATGGCATTAACAAACCCTGATCCAGAAATTGAGCCAAGCGCTGCTCTTGAAAACGGCGCTCTATTTGCCACGTGCGGTAAAGTGGTAAATAACATGCTTGCCTTTCCTGGTTTATTTAAAGGTACATTAGATGCGGGGGTTATTAATATCACCCATCAAATGAAAATTGCCGTGTCTGAAACACTATCAAATTTAGCAAGAGATGGCGCATTAGTACCGGCATCTTTAAACAAACTAGCTCATCAAAAAGTTGCTGAAGCGGTATATCAAGCCGCAATAAAACAAAAGAATGAGTATCTTTAAAAACCACTTTGAAACTGCTGGAGGCTGTTGATATCGCTACGCGATTACGGAATGACGGCGTAAATTTTAAAATTTAGATAAAGAAAACCCGATGTACTTTCATACATCGGGTTTTGTTTTATTTGTTGAGTTGGCCGTATAAGCCGGGTTCTGTTACTTCCGAAGAAGCGACAATCATTCGTCTAGGCTATAAATCGCTTTATAGCTCAAGCAACCTACCCGGTTCCAACGCGAGCCACGCCGGTTGGCCCCCTATTTGGTCTTGCTCCGGGTGGCCAGTAGTTTTAGCACCCCTGCTGCGAACTATTGAAATATTATAAAAGCAAAAAACCGCAGCTAACTTTTGTTAACTGCGGTTTTCAATAATTGTTGAGTTGGCCGTATAAGCCGGGTTCTGTTACTTCCGAAGAAGCGACAATCATTCGTCTAGGCTATAAATCGCTCTATAGCTCAAGCAACCTACCCGGTTCCAACGCGAGCCACGCCGTACGGAACCCTATTTGGTCTTGCTCCGGGTGGAGTTTACCCTGCTGCGAACTGTTACCAGTCGCCCGGTGCGCTCTTACCGCACCCTTTCACCCTTACCGGCAGTAAACTGCTGGCGGTCTTCTCTCTGCTGCACTTGTCGTCGGCTTGCGCCGCCCAGGTGTTACCTGGCACCCTGCTCAATGGAGCCCGGACTTTCCTCCCCTTAATCTGTCTATCATCAACTTGCGCATCAGATACAACGATTAAGCAGCGATTGTCTGGCCAACTCGGCGGGGATTGTACAGAATAATTAGGTTTAGGTCTAAATTATTTTATTTAAGCTCAAGTGCGATTTGGTACAAGGCATTTTTCTTCACCCCATGTATTTCTGCAGCAATCGCACAGGCGGTTTTTGGCTTCATTTCATTAAGGAGAAGTTTCAAGGTTTTTATCGCGACTTCTGGGATGTCATTAGGGTCAATATGCGCCCCTTCAATAATCAGTACCATTTCACCTTTTAATTGGTTTGGATCTTCATTTAGCCAAGTTAGAATATTTTCAGCCGAATCTGCATGAATAGTTTCAAAGGTTTTAGTTAACTCTCTGGCAATAACAATTTGACGGTCTCCGCCTAATACATCATTAATATCTTGGACGGTGTCTATTGCCCGGCGCGGTGCATCATAAAACACCATAGTTCTTGGCTCACTGGCAAGTTCACTCAGTTTGCTTTGGCGGGCACCCGACTTTGACGGTAGGAAGCCTTCAAAAGTGAATCTATCAGTAGGTAAACCGGCAACCGATAATGCAGCAATAGCAGCGCAGGCTCCTGGTACAGGAACTACTGGTAAATTTTGCTCTCTAAGATGTCTTACAACATGAAAACCTGGGTCAGAAATAAGAGGGGTGCCGGCATCAGAAACCAGAGCAATACTTTTACCCTGTTGTAGTAACTCTGCAATATATTCTTGGCGTTGGCGCTCATTATGATCATGCAATGATAAGGTTTTATTTTTAATGTTATAGGCAGATAGCAGGCGGCCAGTATGGCGCGTATCTTCACAAGCAATGATATCTACTTGGCTAAGTATTTCTATTGCTCGTTGACTAAGATCTAATAAATTGCCTATTGGCGTTGCTACCACATAGAAAGTGCTAGAATTAACAGTGATTTGACTCATAAATATATTGGTACCATTTGAACTCAGCTATTGCTCAACAGTGAGCATGCGGTTTATTATATACTTGTTGTCATTCACTATAAAATATTCATTTATACTAATTACCTAAACGGACCAATTGCCGGTGATAAAAATAACGAGTTCAATGAAAAACGCTTCTCTAATACTTTCCTTATCTGCCCTAAGTTTATTATACGGCTGTGCTGCGCCTGTTTCGAAAACACCAAGCAAACAAGTTACAACACCAATAACTCCCGAAGTTGAAATTATAGAAGACAGCGAGCGCTCCGCTCTTGATTTATTATCGGCAGCAAGTACTGAAAGCAATAATCAAGCAACCATTTTACTTTTACAGGCCTCTGCTAAATTTATTTATGAACAGCAGCTTGAACAATCACTGCATATCAGCATTGAATTAAGTAAGTTAGAGCTAAGTAAAGGGCAAAAAAATTATAACCAACTAAATATGGCAGAAGCGTTATTTGAACTGGGGTATATTGATTTAGCGGCAGCAGAGCTCGCTAAAATTGACACCGAAAACCCGGTTAAGAGACAACTTTTCCTACAAGCTAACTTAAATATACAACAAGACTTATTAGTTGATGGAATTATCAGTTTCTTAAACTATCATCAACAGTTCCCCGTACAAACTGTTGATGAAGCCGCGTATGTATCATCACTATTTAGCCAGTTAACACCTTGGCAAAAGCGAGCATTAACAAAGCGCAGCGCTACCGACCTTACTGGGTGGCTCGCCTATACAGAACTTGTTGCTAATAATGCATACAGTTCATCTGCATTGAATTCAGCTTTGAATAAGTGGCAAAACAAATACCAGCAGCATCCAGCAAACTTATTAACCGCTGATCTAAATGCCTCGGTATTGGAAGTTGAGAATGCATCTGCCTATAAAAATATTGCCGTGTTAATTCCGTTATCAGGTAGAGAAGCACCGCTAGGTAAAACCATCCAAGCCGGTATTATTGCAGCGTATCAAGCACAACCTGAACGACAATTAACGTTTATTGATACTAATGCTGAAAATATGGCTGATATTGTCAATAATTTACATGACTTCAAACCAGAGTTTGTTATTGGTCCATTATTAAAAACGCATGTTGACAGTTATTTAGCCACTAACCTGCAACAAACAGATAATGGTTATTTAGATGACCAGTACCATATAAATAACTCAGTAGAAGTTCCTATTGCCGCACAACAGATTGATACTATTACAGGTTTACAAAATAATCCCACAGAACAATCTCATACTTGGAATACCTTGTTATTAAATTTGCCTGAAAGTTCATTCTTAAGTGAACAGCAATTTGCCCTATCGATGCTTCCTGAAGATGAAGCTAGCCAAGCCGCATTTTCACTGAGCCAACAAGGCTATAAATCAGCGTTAATATTAAGTCAAAATACTGCTATTGGGAAAAGAATGGCAAACAGTTTTGCCCAGCAATGGCAAAGACAAACCAACATTGATGCCAGCATAATCTACTACCCAAGTGGTAAAGAAATGCAACAGGCTGTTAAGAAGGGTTTAGATGTAAACCTTTCTGACGAGCGCATTTATTTAATGCGCAATAGAATAAAAGAAAACGTAAAGGCCGAAGCGAGAAACCGTCGCGATGTTGATATGATTTACATGTTCGCCACCCCAGATCAAGCCAGGCTGCTAAAACCTTATATTGATGTAAATATCAGTCCGTTCGCAAACGCTATTCCAATGTATGCCAGTTCAAGAAGTTACAACGTTGATACTGACAGAAATACCAGGCGAGATCTTAATGGGCTAACCTTCACTGAAATTCCATGGTTATTACCATCTAAACAAGTAAATCCTTTAATGTCGGCAGATGCCAAGAAGATATGGCCAAATAGAAATAGTCAACTTGAACGTATTTATGCAATGGGTATTGATGCTCTACAATTAGTAGATAAAGTTAAAGCCATGCAACTTGTCCCTATGTTAAGACATAAAGGCGAAACAGGAACTCTGCAAATGGATGCAAATAGAATTATTAGCAGAACGTTATCCTGGGGTAAGTATCGTACGTCACGGATACAGAATGTTAATATGCAGTAAAATAACCACTAAGCTTCAAGGTGATATCTATGAGCAAGCTGCTCTAGATTATTTACTAAAACAAAAACTGACGCTGATTGAACGTAATTTCAACTGTAAACTAGGTGAAATCGATTTAATTATGCAAGAGCAGGAATTTATCGTCTTTATTGAAGTCAAATACCGAAAATCAACAAACTTTGGCGAGCCGTCTGAAATGGTTTCACCAGCTAAACAAAAAAAAATTTGTAAAACAGCAAAAATATACCTGCAAAAGCATGGCTTGAATGAATATAATACCCTGTGTAGGTTTGATGTAGTAAGTATTAAAGGACCCGCTGCATCCACTGAAATTACCTGGCTAAAAAATGCCTTTAACGGAGTTTAATAATGTTAGAACGTGTAAAACATAATTTTCGCGAAAGTATTGAAACTAAAATAGCGGCAAGCGAAGAACTTCCTATCGCCATCGAAAAGGGCGGCATGGTAATGGTAGAGTGCTTATTAGGCGGTCACAAAATCTTATCTTGTGGTAATGGTGGCTCTGCTGGTGATGCTCAGCACTTCTCGTCAGAACTGTTAAATCGTTATGAAACTGAGCGCCCAAGCTTACCAGCTATTGCGTTAACAACTGACAGCTCAACCATTACATCAATTGCCAATGATTACAGTTATGAAGAAGTGTTCTCAAAGCAAATCAGAGCGCTAGGAAATAGCGGTGATGTATTACTGGCTATTTCTACCAGTGGTAATTCAAAAAATGTCATTAAAGCGATTGAAGCAGCCGTTGCCAGAGACATGAAAATTGTAGCCCTAACCGGAAACGACGGTGGTGAAATTGCCGGACTACTTGGTGAGAACGATGTGGAAATTCGTGTACCATCGGGTCGAACTGCTCGTATCCAAGAGGTACATTTATTAGCAATCCACTGTTTATGTGAAATTATTGATACGACACTTTTCCCTCAAGCAGAAAGTTAAAGTTAATTAGAGAATTATAACAATGAAAAAACTCGCTATTGCAATGATCAGCTTAACCTTACTACAAGGTTGTGCCGTAGCTCTTGTTGCCGGTATAGGTGCCGGTGCTGCATCAATAAATGATCGCCGTACCTTAGGTGCTCAGGTTGATGACCAATCTATTGAAGTTAAAGCGCATAGCTTAATTGCAGAAGTTAAAGAACTCGATGAAAAAACTCGTGTGCAAGTAGTAAGCTTGAATGGCACAGTTTTAGTTGTTGGCCAATCTCCAAATAAAGCCTTAAGAACGCAAGTGATAAATATTATTTCTGGTATTCAAGGCATTAGAAAGGTGCATAATCAAATTCGAATTGCCAACAAAACTAGCTATGGTACACGCACAAATGACTCTTGGTTAACGACGAAAGTAAAAACAGAATTGCTTGCGTCAGATAAAATCGATGGCACTGCTATTAAAGTAGTAACAGAGGACTCTGAAGTGTTTCTAATGGGGCTGGTTAAAGCTAATGAAGCCAATGTCGCAGTAGATATTGTCCGCCATGTAAACGGTGTTAGCCGCGTTTATAAAGCATTTCAAACTATGTAGAAAAAACATTAACGAGATTAATAGAAACGAAAAGCAATGTACCAAAGCGTCTCTGGATGACGTTATTTCTTACTCTATTTAAGTTGGTAGTGAATTTATAAAAATGGGAATAACTGCATTGCAATTATTCCCATTATCAAAAACATTTCAGGCTTTTCGTGTCTCGTTTCTAGCCTCTCGTTTTTCTTACTTTACGATAGAGAGTGTTGGTTTGCCCTTTTTCTCAGGCTTAGCAGCTTCAGCTTGCTCAACGATACCTTCAGCCTCTTCAGGATACTCCACAGAAAACGATGAACCTACACCGTTTTCTCGTGTGTATATGGCACCTACAGCTTCAAAAGGGACATATAAGTTTTGTACTTTACCGCCAAAGCGAGCACTAAACTCTATTACATCACCTGCCATTGAAATTGCACCAACGGAAGCAGGAGCAATATTAAGTACAATCTGGCCTTCATCAATATATTGCTCTGGTACCATCACTTGTGGATAGTTAGCGTCAACAGCAATATAGGGAGTCAGATCGTTATCAAGAATCCAATCGTAAAAAGCCCTAATTAAATAGGGCTTATTTGACGTCATTTCAACAGTCATAGCAGCTTAAGCTGGACGACCAAAACGTAATTCACGTTCGGTTTCAGTTAATGATGCCTGGAATGATTCACGATCAAACAAACGCAACATGTAGTTTTTCAACTCTTTACTACCTTGACCTGATAATTCAATACCAAAAGCAGGTAAACGCCATAATAGCGGCGCTAAGTAACAATCGACTAAACTAAATTCTTCACTCATAAAATATGGTGCTTCATTAAGTACTGGAGCAATACTTAGTAGGCTCTCTCGTAAGTCATTACGAGCCTTATCTGCTTCATCAGCACTACCGTTAAGGATAGTTTTAGCAAGGCTATACCAGTCACTTTCAATGCGATGCATCATTAAACGACTGCGACCACGAGCAACCGGGTAAACTGGCATTAGTGGTGGATGAGGGAAACGTTCATCTAAGTACTCCATAATGATCTTAGCTTCATACAAAGCTAGTTCGCGATCGATTAAAGTTGGTACTGTTCCATATGGATTTAAGTCAATTAAATCTTCTGGCAAATTGTCCATTTCAACTAAATGAATATCTACACCTACACCTTTTTCAGCAAGTACGATACGAGTCTGGTGACTGTACATATCATCGGCATGTGAAAACAGGGTCATGACAGAGCGTTTATTA comes from the Thalassotalea nanhaiensis genome and includes:
- a CDS encoding penicillin-binding protein activator, translating into MKNASLILSLSALSLLYGCAAPVSKTPSKQVTTPITPEVEIIEDSERSALDLLSAASTESNNQATILLLQASAKFIYEQQLEQSLHISIELSKLELSKGQKNYNQLNMAEALFELGYIDLAAAELAKIDTENPVKRQLFLQANLNIQQDLLVDGIISFLNYHQQFPVQTVDEAAYVSSLFSQLTPWQKRALTKRSATDLTGWLAYTELVANNAYSSSALNSALNKWQNKYQQHPANLLTADLNASVLEVENASAYKNIAVLIPLSGREAPLGKTIQAGIIAAYQAQPERQLTFIDTNAENMADIVNNLHDFKPEFVIGPLLKTHVDSYLATNLQQTDNGYLDDQYHINNSVEVPIAAQQIDTITGLQNNPTEQSHTWNTLLLNLPESSFLSEQQFALSMLPEDEASQAAFSLSQQGYKSALILSQNTAIGKRMANSFAQQWQRQTNIDASIIYYPSGKEMQQAVKKGLDVNLSDERIYLMRNRIKENVKAEARNRRDVDMIYMFATPDQARLLKPYIDVNISPFANAIPMYASSRSYNVDTDRNTRRDLNGLTFTEIPWLLPSKQVNPLMSADAKKIWPNRNSQLERIYAMGIDALQLVDKVKAMQLVPMLRHKGETGTLQMDANRIISRTLSWGKYRTSRIQNVNMQ
- the rsmI gene encoding 16S rRNA (cytidine(1402)-2'-O)-methyltransferase, with protein sequence MSQITVNSSTFYVVATPIGNLLDLSQRAIEILSQVDIIACEDTRHTGRLLSAYNIKNKTLSLHDHNERQRQEYIAELLQQGKSIALVSDAGTPLISDPGFHVVRHLREQNLPVVPVPGACAAIAALSVAGLPTDRFTFEGFLPSKSGARQSKLSELASEPRTMVFYDAPRRAIDTVQDINDVLGGDRQIVIARELTKTFETIHADSAENILTWLNEDPNQLKGEMVLIIEGAHIDPNDIPEVAIKTLKLLLNEMKPKTACAIAAEIHGVKKNALYQIALELK
- the sspA gene encoding stringent starvation protein SspA; this translates as MAVAANKRSVMTLFSHADDMYSHQTRIVLAEKGVGVDIHLVEMDNLPEDLIDLNPYGTVPTLIDRELALYEAKIIMEYLDERFPHPPLMPVYPVARGRSRLMMHRIESDWYSLAKTILNGSADEADKARNDLRESLLSIAPVLNEAPYFMSEEFSLVDCYLAPLLWRLPAFGIELSGQGSKELKNYMLRLFDRESFQASLTETERELRFGRPA
- a CDS encoding phosphoheptose isomerase codes for the protein MLERVKHNFRESIETKIAASEELPIAIEKGGMVMVECLLGGHKILSCGNGGSAGDAQHFSSELLNRYETERPSLPAIALTTDSSTITSIANDYSYEEVFSKQIRALGNSGDVLLAISTSGNSKNVIKAIEAAVARDMKIVALTGNDGGEIAGLLGENDVEIRVPSGRTARIQEVHLLAIHCLCEIIDTTLFPQAES
- a CDS encoding malic enzyme-like NAD(P)-binding protein, with the translated sequence MRIVEILLVEAPHKPGYMAKVLGVIGEFGATVEGLNAVRRLDKDTIWEVTVEYDDSLSIDSLFEQINLLPDTFITGKSDRVFDRHKQGKIQTVSRIRIDSLEILRDLYTPGVARVCQAIQQTPSKIKEFTNIQNTVAIVTNGTAILGLGDIGPEAGLPVMEGKAAILAEIVGLSGVPILIKEKDPLKIIEIVEAIAPSFGAILLEDIKAPECFTIEDELINRVPKPVFHDDQHGTAMVVLAALLSATKQTGVDLKDKVFGQIGLGAAGMGICNLLSEYGVKKVVGCDLNTDAQKKLRSLGGTPMSLDEVMQTADVVVATTGVKGLIKPEMVREGQIIMALTNPDPEIEPSAALENGALFATCGKVVNNMLAFPGLFKGTLDAGVINITHQMKIAVSETLSNLARDGALVPASLNKLAHQKVAEAVYQAAIKQKNEYL
- a CDS encoding YraN family protein gives rise to the protein MQIELLAERYPGVSIVRHGYRMLICSKITTKLQGDIYEQAALDYLLKQKLTLIERNFNCKLGEIDLIMQEQEFIVFIEVKYRKSTNFGEPSEMVSPAKQKKICKTAKIYLQKHGLNEYNTLCRFDVVSIKGPAASTEITWLKNAFNGV
- a CDS encoding BON domain-containing protein, which encodes MKKLAIAMISLTLLQGCAVALVAGIGAGAASINDRRTLGAQVDDQSIEVKAHSLIAEVKELDEKTRVQVVSLNGTVLVVGQSPNKALRTQVINIISGIQGIRKVHNQIRIANKTSYGTRTNDSWLTTKVKTELLASDKIDGTAIKVVTEDSEVFLMGLVKANEANVAVDIVRHVNGVSRVYKAFQTM
- a CDS encoding ClpXP protease specificity-enhancing factor, with the protein product MTSNKPYLIRAFYDWILDNDLTPYIAVDANYPQVMVPEQYIDEGQIVLNIAPASVGAISMAGDVIEFSARFGGKVQNLYVPFEAVGAIYTRENGVGSSFSVEYPEEAEGIVEQAEAAKPEKKGKPTLSIVK